From one Gossypium hirsutum isolate 1008001.06 chromosome D08, Gossypium_hirsutum_v2.1, whole genome shotgun sequence genomic stretch:
- the LOC107910712 gene encoding uncharacterized protein, protein MDPLFRRERDIEVDLESGGITSEDEKTKDRVPSNLQTKRTLSGVWSDLLSFDKIGKGESSMNSCSSSSSFGGGVEGENMECLVDKNSEGEENHELMAVAEKNLAEVKCKKKSTRKPPKPPRPPKGPLLDAADQKLVREIAELAMRKRARMKRIKTLRRMKEAKASSSSSGLYAMVITVLFCFVLLFQGICSRRGATVMLNGSPAPVVGSSEGLISVQFSKSFPTTGNHDHDPPSLSEQQVSGSSVIEKEPEKLPEDAEK, encoded by the exons ATGGATCCCTTGTTTAGAAGAGAAAGAGATATTGAAGTAGATCTTGAAAGTGGTGGGATTACCAGTGAGGATGAAAAAACAAAAGATCGTGTTCCATCGAATTTACAAACAAAGAGAACTCTCAGTGGAGTTTGGAGTGATCTTTTGAGTTTTGATAAGATAGGAAAGGGTGAATCCAGCATGAACTCATGCAGTAGTTCTTCGAGTTTTGGTGGCGGAGTTGAGGGTGAGAATATGGAATGCTTGGTAGACAAGAATTCGGAAGGAGAAGAGAATCATGAACTCATGGCGGTAGCAGAGAAGAACTTAGCAGAAGTGAAGTGCAAGAAGAAAAGCACTAGGAAGCCTCCCAAACCTCCACGGCCACCGAAAGGTCCGCTGTTGGATGCTGCTGACCAGAAGTTGGTGAGGGAGATTGCTGAACTTGCCATGAGGAAACGTGCGAGGATGAAACGGATTAAAACATTGAGGAGGATGAAAGAAGCAAAGGCATCATCATCTAGCAGTGGCCTTTATGCTATGGTTATCACGGTTCTCTTTTGCTTCGTCTTACTCTTTCAAG GTATATGTTCCAGACGTGGTGCAACTGTGATGTTAAACGGGTCTCCTGCACCTGTGGTTGGTTCAAGTGAAGGCTTGATTTCTGTTCAGTTTTCCAAGAGTTTTCCTACGACTGGAAATCATGACCACGATCCTCCTAG TTTGTCAGAACAGCAGGTTTCTGGTTCTTCAGTTATTGAGAAAGAACCGGAAAAGTTGCCCGAAGATGCAGAGAAATAG